One genomic segment of Bombina bombina isolate aBomBom1 chromosome 4, aBomBom1.pri, whole genome shotgun sequence includes these proteins:
- the FAM110C gene encoding protein FAM110C, which yields MPTEIMHAVRMQPISELQHHSPAVSVRLLTKGPDYLRRQLEGAQRVTLSAVERLAADKAKYVKSPQVAYGRQEGSHSSRGSRDTRGSSGGSSTEGSSQGSSNRQSQQVETEQKSPYPASAPVRRGSSKRQLRPDSLVFYRQKSRAEGGLGAAEQARAGLVRRLFLGSLKEKTPMDSTPDVSNIQQPGKEEAEPRVKVTGLHRSQSDISSRYSRSFAEFDTFFKYCGLEPEVVNELGRESFTPAPEDLPDTAGQQHRIRSVSVATSESGFSRRSGEGSGLDLQEDERLSGQLAGGGGNSSTSVIERNARIIKWLYSCKRARETRGGSPDLP from the coding sequence ATGCCCACGGAAATCATGCACGCGGTGAGGATGCAGCCAATCTCCGAGCTGCAGCACCACAGCCCAGCGGTGTCTGTCAGGCTACTTACCAAGGGCCCAGATTACCTGCGGCGGCAGCTGGAGGGGGCACAGAGGGTAACGCTGAGCGCCGTAGAGCGGTTGGCGGCCGACAAGGCCAAGTACGTGAAGAGCCCACAGGTGGCATACGGCAGACAGGAGGGCAGCCACAGCAGCCGGGGCAGCAGAGACACCCGAGGAAGCTCGGGGGGCAGCAGCACAGAGGGCAGCTCCCAGGGCAGCAGCAACAGGCAGAGCCAACAAGTGGAGACAGAGCAGAAGTCGCCGTATCCCGCGAGTGCCCCCGTCAGGCGGGGCAGCAGCAAGAGGCAGCTACGCCCGGACTCTCTGGTCTTCTACAGGCAGAAGAGCCGGGCTGAGGGAGGCTTGGGGGCTGCAGAGCAAGCCCGGGCTGGCCTGGTGAGGAGGCTTTTCCTGGGATCGCTGAAAGAAAAAACCCCAATGGATTCAACCCCAGATGTGAGCAACATCCAGCAGCCGGGGAAGGAGGAAGCAGAGCCCCGCGTCAAGGTGACTGGGCTGCACCGCTCTCAGTCGGATATCAGCTCCCGCTATTCCCGCTCCTTCGCTGAGTTTGACACCTTCTTCAAGTACTGTGGGTTGGAGCCGGAGGTGGTAAACGAGCTGGGCAGAGAGAGCTTCACCCCAGCCCCGGAGGACTTACCGGACACCGCGGGGCAGCAGCACCGGATCCGCAGTGTCAGCGTTGCCACCTCAGAGAGCGGCTTTAGCCGGAGGAGCGGGGAAGGCAGCGGCCTCGATCTGCAAGAGGACGAGAGGCTCAGTGGGCAACTGGCAGGTGGAGGTGGCAATAGCAGCACGTCAGTCATAGAACGCAATGCCAGGATCATCAAATGGCTGTACAGCTGCAAGAGAGCTAGAGAGACCCGGGGAGGTTCCCCAGATCTGCCCTAA